From the Nocardiopsis changdeensis genome, one window contains:
- a CDS encoding serine/threonine-protein kinase produces the protein MGSETEPERLLRERYRLTAELGRGGMGRVWKAHDDDLNRTVAVKEILFGPGLSEEERARAAARARREAQAAAMGSHPNIVTVHDVFEEDDRPWIVMEFLTGCSLYELVRREGVRPAQEVARWGLDLLSALDTAHRQGITHRDVKPENVMVTDGGRVVLTDFGIATIADTTAVTQTAGIMGSPAYLPPERLSSGPATPAGDLWSLGATLYLAATGISPFRREGVPATLNAILHQEPPERLAPGPLREAVHGLLAKDPQRRLDARRCRALLEAGTAPAPAPGPRRPRPWPLRRRPRSPARHRTPGAGRTARPLSAPGTVRPRGGSAPPGRSPSPAPSSRPAPPPPSRSSPRPRAPPTGAPGPARGGPPRAAASPGRWWS, from the coding sequence ATGGGGTCCGAGACCGAACCCGAGCGCCTGCTGCGCGAGCGCTACCGCCTCACCGCCGAACTCGGCCGCGGGGGGATGGGGCGGGTCTGGAAGGCCCACGACGACGACCTCAACCGCACCGTCGCCGTCAAGGAGATCCTGTTCGGCCCCGGGCTGAGCGAGGAGGAGCGGGCCCGCGCCGCCGCCCGCGCCCGCCGCGAGGCCCAGGCCGCCGCCATGGGGTCGCACCCCAACATCGTCACCGTCCACGACGTCTTCGAAGAGGACGACCGCCCCTGGATCGTCATGGAGTTCCTCACCGGGTGCTCCCTGTACGAACTGGTCCGCCGGGAGGGCGTCCGCCCCGCCCAGGAGGTCGCCCGGTGGGGCCTGGACCTGCTCAGCGCCCTGGACACCGCGCACCGGCAGGGCATCACGCACCGGGACGTCAAACCCGAGAACGTCATGGTGACCGACGGCGGCCGGGTGGTGCTCACCGACTTCGGCATCGCGACGATCGCCGACACCACGGCCGTCACCCAGACCGCCGGGATCATGGGGTCGCCCGCCTACCTGCCCCCCGAACGCCTCTCGTCGGGGCCGGCCACCCCCGCGGGCGACCTGTGGTCGCTGGGGGCGACCCTGTACCTGGCGGCCACGGGGATCTCCCCGTTCCGCCGCGAAGGGGTCCCGGCGACCCTCAACGCCATCCTCCACCAGGAACCGCCGGAACGGCTGGCCCCGGGGCCGCTGCGCGAGGCGGTGCACGGACTGCTGGCCAAGGACCCGCAGCGGCGCCTGGACGCCCGGCGCTGCCGGGCGCTGCTGGAGGCCGGGACGGCCCCCGCGCCCGCCCCCGGGCCCCGGCGGCCACGGCCCTGGCCCCTGCGGCGGCGCCCCAGGTCCCCCGCCCGGCACCGGACCCCAGGCGCCGGCCGCACCGCTCGGCCCCTGTCGGCCCCCGGTACAGTCCGGCCCCGCGGCGGCTCGGCACCACCCGGCAGGTCGCCCTCACCGGCTCCTTCATCCCGCCCCGCACCGCCCCCACCCTCCCGGTCCAGCCCCCGCCCCCGGGCGCCCCCGACGGGCGCCCCCGGCCCCGCGCGGGGCGGCCCGCCCCGCGCGGCCGCCTCTCCTGGCCGGTGGTGGTCCTGA